Proteins encoded together in one Lathyrus oleraceus cultivar Zhongwan6 chromosome 5, CAAS_Psat_ZW6_1.0, whole genome shotgun sequence window:
- the LOC127081763 gene encoding uncharacterized protein LOC127081763 has product MYPVQYAPQPYVAAVTPAFNQQPAQAYQAPPAYRPALVQQRAAAPPTYQQAPATPVYQQPRAQAPRQNAQNQNRRQGERATFNPIPMSYTELYPSLLQKGLVVPRPMGPPPDRLPPWYNPNSHCPFHEGAPGHDLEGCYALKHRVRELIESKILSFKDMGPNVKNNPLPPHGDPAVNAIEDASASVTVDKVDDVKTPLVAFHARLVEAGLINVNHENCEECATHPKGCQMVRDNIQGLMDEGMLQISSAVKNEDVLVIEPCFNLPEPVEIPYYSGGVVLVNSKPSPVEICMPTPFPYESTKVVPWKYEITAVDKVVEGSSDAEVTEAVSEDVTNIAGMSRMTRSGRIYMPEFNVTPQGPNKESTIAAPTKEPEVVQSEDAVEFLKLIKKSDYKVVDQLHQTPSKIFILSLLLNSQAHREALLKVLAQAHVTQSITVDQFDGVVANITACNTLSFSGEELPEDGQNHNRALHISVKCKDDALARVLVDTGSSLNVMPKRTLAKLSYQGPAMKPSALVVKAFDGAVTSTLHQKMKFVVDNQLIIISGEEDFVVSHLSSFRYIEADEDALETSFQALEIANATFVEMKGPVGKACSSFASLKSAKSSIEGGNPEGWGQLIDIREKHDRFGVGYVPSAAKGARVPTKDNTRSIQEVFLSTGFIHGDQVNAIEDSTANEDEPYLVYRCETTLNNWKAVEIPEIFPLSK; this is encoded by the exons ATGTATCCCGTCCAGTATGCTCCGCAACCATACGTGGCTGCCGTGACGCCTGCATTCAATCAACAGCCTGCTCAGGCTTATCAAGCGCCTCCAGCTTATCGACCAGCTCTAGTTCAACAACGTGCTGCGGCTCCGCCAACTTATCAACAAGCACCAGCAACTCCTGTTTATCAACAACCGAGAGCTCAAGCGCCGAGGCAGAATGCTCAGAACCAAAATAGGAGACAAGGGGAGAGGGCGACCTTCAATCCAATCCCAATGTCCTACActgagctttatccctccttgttgcAAAAGGGGTTGGTGGTTCCCAGGCCTATGGGACCTCCCCCTGATCGTCTTCCTCCATGGTACAACCCTAATTCACACTGTCCTTTTCATGAAGGTGCCCCCGGGCATGACCTAGAGGGTTGTTACGCTCTAAAGCATAGGGTTCGGGAATTGATTGAGAGCAAGATCTTGTCTTTTAAGGACATGGGGCCGAAtgtgaagaacaatcctcttcctCCCCATGGAGATCCCGCGGTAAATGCCATTGAAGATGCCTCTGCTAGTGTTACGGTTGATAAGGTGGATGATGTGAAGACTCCTTTGGTGGCATTCCATGCCCGATTGGTGGAAGCTGGCCTGATTAATGTAAATCATGAAAATTGTGAAGAGTGTGCCACACATCCAAAAGGGTGTCAGATGGTGCGAGACAATATTCAAGGCTTGATGGATGAAGGAATGCTTCAAATATCCAGTGCTGTGAAGAACGAAGATGTGTTGGTGATTGAACCTTGTTTCAATTTACCTGAACCAGTCGAAATCCCATATTATAGTGGTGGAGTGGTCCTGGTGAACAGTAAGCCATCGCCTGTCGAGATATGTATGCCCACGCCTTTTCCCTACGAGAGCACCAAGGTTGTGCCTTGGAAATATGAGATTACTGCTGTGGATAAGGTTGTTGAAGGAAGTTCAGACGCTGAGGTGACAGAAGCTGTAAGTGAAGACGTCACAAATATTGCAGGAATGAGCagaatgacccgtagtggtcgaatCTATATGCCTGAATTCAATGTGACTCCTCAAGGGCCAAATAAGGAATCAACGATTGCAGCTCCCACTAAAGAACCCGAAGTGGTCCAATCCGAAGATGCTGTTGAATTCTTGAAgttgatcaagaaaagtgactacaaggttgTGGACCAGTTGCATCAAACACCATCTAAGATCTTTATTCTGTCTCTTCTATTGAACTCCCAAGCCCATAGGGAAGCTTTGTTGAAGGTGCTTGCTCAAGCTCATGTAACACAAAGCATAACAGTAGACCAATTTGATGGAGTAGTTGCAAATATCACAGCCTGCAATACTTTGAGCTTCAGTGGAGAAGAATTACCTGAGGATGGACAAAATCACAACCGTGCTCTCCATATCTCGGTGaaatgcaaagatgatgctttggcgagagtgttggttgatactggatCTTCGCTGAATGTTATGCCAAAGAGAACACTCGCCAAATTATCTTATCAAGGACCAGCTATGAAGCCTAGTGCcttggtagtgaaagcttttgatg GGGCAGTTACCTCCACCTTACACCAAAAGATGAAGTTTGTGGTGGACAATCAACTAATCATCATTTCTGGAGAAGAAGACTTTGTGGTCAGTCACCTTTCATCCTTCAGATATATCGAGGCTGATGAGGacgctttggaaacttctttccaagctcttgaaatagccaaTGCCACTTTTGTGGAAATGAAGGGCCCTGTTGGGAAAGCTTGTTCATCTTTCGCTTCTCTGAAAAGCGCAAAGTCTAGTATTGaaggaggaaaccctgaaggtTGGGGTCAACTTATTGATATTCGTGAGAAGCATGATCGCTTTGGTGTGGGATATGTGCCTTCCGCTGCGAAAGGAGCCCGAGTCCCTACAAAGGACAACACCCGAAGCATCCAGGAAGTATTCCTTAGCACAGGATTCATTCATGGAGATCAGGTCAATGCAATTGAAGACAGCACCGCAAATGAAGATGAGCCATATTTGGTTTACCGGTGTGAGACAACTTTGAACAACTGGAAGGCGGTTGAGATCCCCGAAAtttttcctttgtcaaagtaa